Within the Defluviimonas aquaemixtae genome, the region GATGCCAAGCACTTCGGCCACGCGGTCGACAGCGCGGGAGGTCGGCATAGACCGGGCGACGCCCGCCAGCCCGCCGCGATAGGCCGGGACGAGCCGTGCTTGCGCGGCGAGGACGGCGAGGCTGTCGGACGGTGTCACGTAGACGCCCCGGCCCATGACCATGTTGCGGTCGCCGTCGCCATCAGACGCCGCCCCGAAATCGGGCGCGTCTTGCGCCATCATCCGGTCAACGAGATCCTTCGCCCAGATCGGGTTCGGGTCGGGATGGCCGCCGCCGAAATCGGGTGAAGGTACGCCGTTCACGACGGTGCCCTCGGGCCCCCCGAGCGCGTTTTCAATGATCGCCTTCGCGTAGGGTCCGGTGACCGCGTGCATGGCGTCAAACCGCATGCGGAAGCCCGACGCGAACAGATCGCGTATTTTGTCGAAATCGAAGATTGTCTCCATAAGCGCCTGGTAGTCGGCGACGGGATCCACGACTTCGATCTGCATGCCGTCAAGTTCGCTCGATCCGACGTGGGCGAGGTCGATATCCTGCGCCTCGACGATGTGATATTCGCTGATGCTCTGCGTTGCCTCGTAAATGCGGGTCGTCACAGTCTCGGCGGCGGGGCCGCCGTTCGGGGTGTTGAACTTGACACCGAAATCCTCATCCGGTCCGCCGGGATTGTGGCTGGCCGAGAGAATGATCCCGCCATCGGTCTTGTTGAGCCGGATGAGATGCGAGGCCGCTGGCGTCGATAGCAGCGCGTTCCGTCCCACGATCACTTTCCTGGCCCCGCCCGCAGCCGCCATGCGCAGAACCACCTGCGCCGCGCGGTCGTTGAAGTAACGCCCGTCGCCGCCCAGAACCAGCGTCTTGCCGGACACCCCGCCTATGCCGTTCCAGATCGCCTGTATGAAGTTTTCGAAATAGTGGCTGCCCTGGAAAATGCGCGTTTTCTTTCTTAGCCCCGACGTGCCGGGCTTTTGCCCATCAATCGGCTGGGTCTTTATCGTGAGGCTGGTCATCAGTTACCGTCCCGCTTTCTGCATGATCGTTGCGGCGCGTTCTAGACGAGGATCGTCGCCGAGGTCTCTTGCGTCGACCGGCAGCTTGCGCTGCCAGTTCGGGTAGTCGTGTATTGTACCGGGCAGGTTCGTCTGGTCCCCCACGTCCAGAATGTCCTCTGCCTGAAGCGCGACGAGCGCCGATCCTGTCCGGGCAAGAAACCCGTGCATCGCATCGGGCGTCTCCCCGGCCGCGGCGGCATCGAATGCCCGCACCGTTCGGCTGCGATGATTTCCGGCACTGGCTGCGGCATTCTCACCAATATGACCCAGCGTCCGCCGCACGGCAATGTCGGCGCCGATACGCCAGCCTTGCCATGTCGGCAGGTCATGCGTTCCGAACGATGCGAGCGTGAGCGCGGGGTAATCCGCGGGCGGGTGGAATTCTTCGCCATGTTCAAATTGGACCACGCGGCAACCCAAAATGCCCGAGGCGATCAGCGCGTCCTGCAGGCCCGCTGGGATATGTCCGAGGTCCTCACCGACGATGGTGGCCCCTGCACGGGCCGCCTCGATCCGGATGACAGCCAAAAGCGCGTCCCGCGGCATCTGAACGTGGGCGCCGGGCAAGTCGGCATCGTCGGGCACCCAGAATGTCCGATCGAAGCCGATGATGTGGTCGATCCTGAGCAGTCGTGCAAATCGAAGCTGTTTCCTGAGCGTTTCGGCCAGTATCCGAAATCGTCCATTGACGAGCGCGATGGGGTTGAGTGGCGCGAGGTTCCAGTTCTGCCCCCCCGGCGCGAAGGCGTCGGGCGGCGCGCCGAGCGAGACACCCTTAGCAAACCAGTCCCGGTCAGTCCATGTCTCGGCGCCCGCGGGATGGGTGCCAACGGCGAGGTCGAGGTAAAGCCCGTGGCGCATTCCGGCATCGGCAAGCGAACGGCTGACTGCGCGAAGCTGCTCCTCCGCGGACCATTGGAGCCAGGCATGGAAGCGGATTTCGTCATCGAGCCCGTCAACCGGGGCAGAGGCGGGCGACTGGCAATCGGCGGGCCAGTCCGTCCAGAGCGGGCCGTGCCGTGCAGACAAAGCCTGATGGGCAGCGAAGCGGCGCAGGCTCATGCCTTCCTCGGCCACGAAGTGCTCGAAAACCGAGGGATCGTG harbors:
- a CDS encoding alpha-D-glucose phosphate-specific phosphoglucomutase, with translation MTSLTIKTQPIDGQKPGTSGLRKKTRIFQGSHYFENFIQAIWNGIGGVSGKTLVLGGDGRYFNDRAAQVVLRMAAAGGARKVIVGRNALLSTPAASHLIRLNKTDGGIILSASHNPGGPDEDFGVKFNTPNGGPAAETVTTRIYEATQSISEYHIVEAQDIDLAHVGSSELDGMQIEVVDPVADYQALMETIFDFDKIRDLFASGFRMRFDAMHAVTGPYAKAIIENALGGPEGTVVNGVPSPDFGGGHPDPNPIWAKDLVDRMMAQDAPDFGAASDGDGDRNMVMGRGVYVTPSDSLAVLAAQARLVPAYRGGLAGVARSMPTSRAVDRVAEVLGIDCYETPTGWKFFGNLLDAGKVTICGEESAGTGSDHVREKDGLWAVLFWLNILAETKQPVADLMREHWRQFGRNYYSRHDYEAVDAGAANALMDDLRGRLSELSGETFGSCKVKSADEFAYDDPVDGSRSTGQGLRIHLSGGGRIVYRLSGTGTEGATLRVYLEDVVKDASRLERDPQDALAGVIAAADQIAGIAERTGRTAPDVRT
- the malQ gene encoding 4-alpha-glucanotransferase, with amino-acid sequence MTDPVAELAAMAGISPRYTDFTGAAHETGVETKRALLTAMGIGVAHEAEAAEHLASLRAERDKRSLPQWIVIEPDRPAELQLEPQTPWTITAEDGSGIEGAGSALPPLPLGIHTLETGGEDTTLLCAPRSLSQPEPAWGVIVPLWGLRGQRRPGLGDFNDLAIAGKAIAARGGAFVGINPIHAGFPMNSGWFSPYSPSHRRRLNVLHIATKGGETSGQLVDYAREVPAKLDALKAAYRSFCAEHDPSVFEHFVAEEGMSLRRFAAHQALSARHGPLWTDWPADCQSPASAPVDGLDDEIRFHAWLQWSAEEQLRAVSRSLADAGMRHGLYLDLAVGTHPAGAETWTDRDWFAKGVSLGAPPDAFAPGGQNWNLAPLNPIALVNGRFRILAETLRKQLRFARLLRIDHIIGFDRTFWVPDDADLPGAHVQMPRDALLAVIRIEAARAGATIVGEDLGHIPAGLQDALIASGILGCRVVQFEHGEEFHPPADYPALTLASFGTHDLPTWQGWRIGADIAVRRTLGHIGENAAASAGNHRSRTVRAFDAAAAGETPDAMHGFLARTGSALVALQAEDILDVGDQTNLPGTIHDYPNWQRKLPVDARDLGDDPRLERAATIMQKAGR